The following proteins come from a genomic window of Ictidomys tridecemlineatus isolate mIctTri1 chromosome 9, mIctTri1.hap1, whole genome shotgun sequence:
- the Mrps18c gene encoding small ribosomal subunit protein bS18m, with translation MAAVIASCGTLGKKLTHWITATVCLPNPGTRAVLWRRGCSQYKQGTSNEDLPVPMENPYKEPLKKCILCEKRVDYKNVQLLSQFISPFTGCIYGRHITGLCGKKQKEITKAIKRAQIMGFMPVTYKDPAYLKDPKVCNIKYRE, from the exons ATGGCAGCTGTGATTGCTTCTTGCGGTACTTTAGGGAAGAAGTTGACACATTGGATAACGGCTACTGTCTGCCTCCCAAATCCCGGAACTCGCGCGG TGCTGTGGAGAAGAGGTTGTTCACAATATAAACAGGGAACCAGCAATGAGGACCtg CCTGTTCCAATGGAAAATCCTTATAAGGAGCCTCTTAAGAAATGTATCTTGTGTGAGAAACGTGTAGATTATAAAAATGTACAG CTTCTGTCCCAATTTATTTCTCCGTTTACTGGATGCATTTATGGAAGACATATAacag gtcTTTGtgggaagaaacagaaagaaattacaaaagCTATTAAGAGAGCTCAAATAATGG GGTTTATGCCAGTTACATACAAGGATCCTGCATATCTCAAAGACCCTAAAGTTTGTAACATCAAATATCGGGAATAA
- the Abraxas1 gene encoding BRCA1-A complex subunit Abraxas 1 isoform X2: protein MMLKLFIQLTVVGWYKFRRHSDQIMTFRERLLHKNLQKHLSSQELVFLLLTPSIITESCSTHRLEHALYKPQKGLFYRVPLVVANLGMSEQLGYKTVSGSCMSTGFRRAVKTHSSEFFKEDGSLKEVHKINEMYASLQEELKTVCKKVEQSEREVEKLIKDVNRLKQEIKKRQQAQIQAAREKNVQEDPQENILLCQALQTFFPGSEFLHSCVISLTNRHISKSRCNTNHHLDMVDNLTLMVEYTHTPEASPASTPPTTKRKAIDIEDRWKMKKSRLLKREHKLSKTGTDSSNQEKASTTSGTETDEEIEKMKGSGEYPLSPTF from the exons ATGATGTTGAAGTTGTTTATACAATTG actgtGGTAGGTTGGTACAAATTCCGTCGACATTCAGATCAGATCATGACATTTAGAGAGAGACTGCTTCACAAAAATTTACAGAAGCATCTTTCAAGCCAAGAACTTGTTTTTCTGCTGTTAACACCAAGTATAATAACGGAAAGCTGTTCTACTCATCGGCTGGAACATGCTTTATATAAACCTCAAAAAGG aCTGTTTTATAGGGTTCCTTTAGTGGTTGCCAATCTGGGCATGTCTGAACAGCTGGGTTATAAAACTGTATCAGGTTCCTGTATGTCCACTGGTTTTAGAAGAGCAGTAAAAACACACAG ctctgaattttttaaagaagatggaTCTTTAAAGGAGGTACATAAGATAAATGAAATGTATGCTTCACTACAAGAAGAATTAAAG acTGTATGCAAAAAAGTGGAGCAAAGTGAACGAGAAGTAGAGAAATTAATAAAGGATGTAAACAGattaaaacaagaaattaaaaaaaggcaACAAGCACAGATTCAGGCAGCAC gaGAGAAGAATGTCCAAGAAGACCCTCAGGAGAACATTTTGCTTTGTCAAGCTTTACAGACCTTTTTTCCAGGCAGTGAATTTCTTCATTCTTGTGTTATCTCTTTGACCAATAGGCATATTTCTAAAAGTAGGTGTAACACCAACCACCATCTGGATATGGTAGACAACCTGACCTTAATGGTAGAGTATACCCATACTCCTGAAGCTAGCCCAGCTAGTACACCACCAACGACTAAGCGAAAAGCTATAGACATAGAGGACAGatggaaaatgaagaaatcacgattgttaaagagagaacaCAAACTATCTAAGACAGGTACTGATAGTAGTAACCAAGAAAAAGCGTCCACAACCAGTGGCACAGAAACAGATGAAGAGATTGAGAAAATGAAGGGTTCTGGTGAATATCCACTGTCTCCCACATTCTGA
- the Abraxas1 gene encoding BRCA1-A complex subunit Abraxas 1 isoform X1 translates to MEGESTSAVLSGFVLGALSFQHLNTDSDTEGFLLGEVKGEAKNSITDSQMDDVEVVYTIDIQKYIPCYRLFSFYNSSGEVNEHALKKIFSSVKKTVVGWYKFRRHSDQIMTFRERLLHKNLQKHLSSQELVFLLLTPSIITESCSTHRLEHALYKPQKGLFYRVPLVVANLGMSEQLGYKTVSGSCMSTGFRRAVKTHSSEFFKEDGSLKEVHKINEMYASLQEELKTVCKKVEQSEREVEKLIKDVNRLKQEIKKRQQAQIQAAREKNVQEDPQENILLCQALQTFFPGSEFLHSCVISLTNRHISKSRCNTNHHLDMVDNLTLMVEYTHTPEASPASTPPTTKRKAIDIEDRWKMKKSRLLKREHKLSKTGTDSSNQEKASTTSGTETDEEIEKMKGSGEYPLSPTF, encoded by the exons ATGGAGGGCGAGAGCACTTCGGCGGTGCTCTCCGGCTTTGTGCTCGGCGCGCTCTCCTTCCAGCACCTCAACACCGACTCGGACACG gaaGGTTTTCTCCTTGGGGAAGTGAAAGGTGAAGCCAAGAATAGCATTACTGACTCCCAAATGGATGATGTTGAAGTTGTTTATACAATTG ACATTCAGAAATATATTCCATGCTACCGGCTTTTTAG CTTTTATAATTCTTCAGGTGAAGTAAATGAGCATgcactgaagaaaatattttcaagtgtcAAAAAG actgtGGTAGGTTGGTACAAATTCCGTCGACATTCAGATCAGATCATGACATTTAGAGAGAGACTGCTTCACAAAAATTTACAGAAGCATCTTTCAAGCCAAGAACTTGTTTTTCTGCTGTTAACACCAAGTATAATAACGGAAAGCTGTTCTACTCATCGGCTGGAACATGCTTTATATAAACCTCAAAAAGG aCTGTTTTATAGGGTTCCTTTAGTGGTTGCCAATCTGGGCATGTCTGAACAGCTGGGTTATAAAACTGTATCAGGTTCCTGTATGTCCACTGGTTTTAGAAGAGCAGTAAAAACACACAG ctctgaattttttaaagaagatggaTCTTTAAAGGAGGTACATAAGATAAATGAAATGTATGCTTCACTACAAGAAGAATTAAAG acTGTATGCAAAAAAGTGGAGCAAAGTGAACGAGAAGTAGAGAAATTAATAAAGGATGTAAACAGattaaaacaagaaattaaaaaaaggcaACAAGCACAGATTCAGGCAGCAC gaGAGAAGAATGTCCAAGAAGACCCTCAGGAGAACATTTTGCTTTGTCAAGCTTTACAGACCTTTTTTCCAGGCAGTGAATTTCTTCATTCTTGTGTTATCTCTTTGACCAATAGGCATATTTCTAAAAGTAGGTGTAACACCAACCACCATCTGGATATGGTAGACAACCTGACCTTAATGGTAGAGTATACCCATACTCCTGAAGCTAGCCCAGCTAGTACACCACCAACGACTAAGCGAAAAGCTATAGACATAGAGGACAGatggaaaatgaagaaatcacgattgttaaagagagaacaCAAACTATCTAAGACAGGTACTGATAGTAGTAACCAAGAAAAAGCGTCCACAACCAGTGGCACAGAAACAGATGAAGAGATTGAGAAAATGAAGGGTTCTGGTGAATATCCACTGTCTCCCACATTCTGA
- the Abraxas1 gene encoding BRCA1-A complex subunit Abraxas 1 isoform X3 yields MTFRERLLHKNLQKHLSSQELVFLLLTPSIITESCSTHRLEHALYKPQKGLFYRVPLVVANLGMSEQLGYKTVSGSCMSTGFRRAVKTHSSEFFKEDGSLKEVHKINEMYASLQEELKTVCKKVEQSEREVEKLIKDVNRLKQEIKKRQQAQIQAAREKNVQEDPQENILLCQALQTFFPGSEFLHSCVISLTNRHISKSRCNTNHHLDMVDNLTLMVEYTHTPEASPASTPPTTKRKAIDIEDRWKMKKSRLLKREHKLSKTGTDSSNQEKASTTSGTETDEEIEKMKGSGEYPLSPTF; encoded by the exons ATGACATTTAGAGAGAGACTGCTTCACAAAAATTTACAGAAGCATCTTTCAAGCCAAGAACTTGTTTTTCTGCTGTTAACACCAAGTATAATAACGGAAAGCTGTTCTACTCATCGGCTGGAACATGCTTTATATAAACCTCAAAAAGG aCTGTTTTATAGGGTTCCTTTAGTGGTTGCCAATCTGGGCATGTCTGAACAGCTGGGTTATAAAACTGTATCAGGTTCCTGTATGTCCACTGGTTTTAGAAGAGCAGTAAAAACACACAG ctctgaattttttaaagaagatggaTCTTTAAAGGAGGTACATAAGATAAATGAAATGTATGCTTCACTACAAGAAGAATTAAAG acTGTATGCAAAAAAGTGGAGCAAAGTGAACGAGAAGTAGAGAAATTAATAAAGGATGTAAACAGattaaaacaagaaattaaaaaaaggcaACAAGCACAGATTCAGGCAGCAC gaGAGAAGAATGTCCAAGAAGACCCTCAGGAGAACATTTTGCTTTGTCAAGCTTTACAGACCTTTTTTCCAGGCAGTGAATTTCTTCATTCTTGTGTTATCTCTTTGACCAATAGGCATATTTCTAAAAGTAGGTGTAACACCAACCACCATCTGGATATGGTAGACAACCTGACCTTAATGGTAGAGTATACCCATACTCCTGAAGCTAGCCCAGCTAGTACACCACCAACGACTAAGCGAAAAGCTATAGACATAGAGGACAGatggaaaatgaagaaatcacgattgttaaagagagaacaCAAACTATCTAAGACAGGTACTGATAGTAGTAACCAAGAAAAAGCGTCCACAACCAGTGGCACAGAAACAGATGAAGAGATTGAGAAAATGAAGGGTTCTGGTGAATATCCACTGTCTCCCACATTCTGA